In Rhodococcus sp. OK302, one genomic interval encodes:
- a CDS encoding Ig-like domain-containing protein has product MKKSTTLRTIGSLSAFAVAAGFAVTIGSGIAAAAPGELTWSDQYSTFTRTIDNVTPTGDDTITVTTKWTRTDANWEKLNSVKDFHPTCLTYVPGSAKVTDNAGVHAIEPYVQTAADFTAVDFVTLGYQPTAKKGVETPILSIQYKVGNDCARDVTQNTGMSYSGSRGPGTYLNKGPSITVAKNTSTTTLDTVPAGTKVDQTVPLNATVTGGTDGDIVEFYDGTTKLGQGALAAGKATFSWTPTTNGVHSLTAKFLSTTKVNESVSTAQKVSVTREDGTGGGGDTGSAGGSLGTILGSLGNIFGS; this is encoded by the coding sequence ATGAAGAAGAGCACCACCCTTCGCACAATCGGAAGCCTCAGCGCATTTGCCGTGGCCGCCGGATTCGCAGTCACGATCGGCAGCGGAATTGCAGCTGCGGCACCAGGCGAACTCACCTGGTCCGACCAATACAGCACCTTCACCCGCACCATCGACAACGTCACCCCCACCGGCGACGACACCATCACCGTCACCACCAAATGGACCCGCACCGACGCCAACTGGGAAAAGCTCAATTCGGTGAAGGATTTTCACCCGACCTGCCTGACCTACGTCCCGGGCTCCGCCAAAGTCACCGACAACGCCGGCGTCCACGCCATCGAGCCCTACGTCCAGACAGCCGCAGACTTCACTGCCGTCGACTTCGTCACCCTCGGCTACCAGCCAACCGCCAAGAAGGGCGTCGAAACCCCGATCCTGAGCATCCAGTACAAGGTCGGGAACGACTGTGCCCGCGACGTCACCCAGAACACCGGAATGTCCTACAGCGGCTCACGCGGCCCCGGCACCTACCTGAACAAGGGCCCGTCGATCACGGTCGCAAAGAACACCTCGACCACGACGCTGGATACGGTTCCTGCGGGCACAAAGGTGGACCAAACGGTTCCGCTGAACGCCACCGTGACCGGCGGCACCGACGGCGACATCGTCGAATTCTACGACGGCACAACCAAACTCGGCCAAGGCGCACTGGCCGCCGGCAAGGCGACGTTCTCGTGGACACCTACCACCAACGGTGTGCACAGCCTGACCGCGAAGTTCCTGAGCACGACGAAGGTCAACGAGTCGGTCTCGACAGCACAGAAAGTATCCGTGACAAGGGAGGACGGCACCGGCGGCGGCGGCGATACCGGCAGTGCCGGCGGTTCGCTGGGGACTATCCTCGGATCCCTGGGAAACATCTTCGGATCCTGA
- a CDS encoding Ig-like domain-containing protein, producing the protein MTQSNTRRTIGSLAAFAVAAGFAVTIGTGMAAAAPGELTWSDQYSTFTRTIDNVTPTGDDTITVTTKWTRTDANWEKLNSVKDYHSTCLAYVPGSAKVTDNAGVHTIEPYVQTAADFTAVDFVGLGYQPTAKKGVETPILSIQYKVGYNCDRDTTLATGMSYSGSRGPGSYPTKGPSIKVAKNTSTTVLATVPAGVKVDQTVPLNATVTGGIDGDIVEFYDGTTKLGQGTLAAGKATFAWSPALGAHSVTAKFLGTTKATESVSAAQNVTVSPADVTTTTTVSGDATGVVGTNVALSAKVSPAPSLGGTVQFKDGATNIGGLVDLDAHGNAATTVPLAAGTHAITAVFTGVGEYQPSTSTAPHNVTVTPANVATITTITGDTTAVTDTDAVLNVQVSPVPTGGTVQFKNGTTNIGNPVTLDGQGKGTLTTKFATTGAQSITAVYEGTTGFLTSTSVAHSVEVSAPVATDQDTTTTVTGPATAVENTDVTLGVQVSPVPTGGTVQFKNGTTNIGNPVTLDGQGKGTLTTKFATTGAQSITAVYEGTTGFLTSTSVAHSVEVSAPVATDQDTTTTVTGPATAVENTDVTLGVQVSPVPTGGTVQFKNGTTNIGNPVTLDGQGKGSITTKFATTGAQSITAVYEGTTGFLTSTSVAHSVEVSAPVATDQDTTTTVTGPATAVENTDVTLGVQVSPVPTGGTVQFKNGTTNIGNPVTLDGQGKGTLTTKFATTGAQSITAVYEGTTGFLTSTSTPHTITVTATPAETTTTVIKVPATATTGVEVNLDATISPASTGGTVQFMDGNKKIGDPVAVVNGKATLKHIFTSADTHNITAIYSDATGQAISTSEIRTVTVTDTPGGGNTGSLGSLGNIFGSLGNIFGS; encoded by the coding sequence ATGACGCAGAGCAACACCCGTCGCACAATCGGAAGCCTGGCGGCATTCGCCGTGGCCGCCGGATTCGCAGTCACCATCGGCACCGGAATGGCAGCTGCGGCACCAGGCGAACTCACCTGGTCCGACCAATACAGCACCTTCACCCGCACCATCGACAACGTCACCCCCACCGGCGACGACACCATCACCGTCACCACCAAGTGGACCCGCACCGACGCCAACTGGGAAAAGCTCAATTCGGTGAAGGACTACCACTCGACCTGCCTGGCCTACGTCCCGGGCTCCGCCAAAGTCACCGACAACGCCGGCGTCCACACCATCGAGCCCTACGTCCAAACCGCCGCAGACTTCACTGCCGTCGACTTCGTCGGCCTCGGCTACCAGCCGACCGCCAAGAAGGGCGTCGAAACCCCGATCCTGAGCATCCAGTACAAGGTCGGCTACAACTGCGACCGCGACACCACCCTGGCTACCGGCATGTCCTACAGCGGCTCACGCGGACCCGGCAGCTACCCCACCAAAGGCCCGTCGATCAAGGTCGCCAAGAACACCTCAACCACCGTCTTAGCCACAGTCCCCGCCGGCGTAAAGGTGGACCAAACTGTGCCGCTGAACGCAACCGTCACCGGCGGCATTGACGGAGACATCGTCGAATTCTACGACGGTACAACCAAACTCGGCCAGGGCACACTGGCCGCCGGCAAGGCGACGTTCGCCTGGTCGCCGGCACTGGGCGCACACAGCGTGACCGCGAAGTTCCTCGGCACCACCAAAGCCACCGAATCCGTCTCGGCAGCGCAGAACGTGACCGTATCCCCCGCTGATGTCACCACCACCACCACCGTCTCCGGTGACGCGACCGGTGTCGTCGGCACCAACGTCGCACTGAGCGCGAAGGTTTCACCCGCTCCCTCACTGGGCGGTACCGTCCAGTTCAAGGACGGCGCTACTAACATCGGTGGCCTCGTCGACCTCGACGCCCACGGCAACGCCGCCACCACGGTGCCGCTCGCTGCCGGCACCCACGCCATCACCGCAGTGTTCACCGGTGTCGGTGAATACCAGCCCTCGACCTCCACAGCACCGCACAACGTGACGGTCACCCCCGCCAACGTCGCCACCATCACCACAATCACCGGTGACACCACCGCAGTCACCGACACGGATGCTGTTCTGAACGTGCAGGTTTCACCCGTCCCCACCGGCGGCACCGTCCAGTTCAAGAACGGCACCACCAACATCGGTAACCCCGTCACCCTCGACGGCCAGGGCAAGGGCACGCTCACCACCAAGTTCGCCACCACCGGCGCCCAAAGCATCACCGCGGTCTACGAAGGCACCACCGGCTTCCTGACCTCTACCTCGGTCGCGCATAGCGTCGAGGTCTCGGCCCCCGTCGCCACCGACCAGGACACCACCACGACCGTGACTGGACCGGCCACCGCAGTCGAAAACACGGATGTCACTCTCGGCGTGCAGGTTTCACCCGTCCCCACCGGCGGCACCGTCCAGTTCAAGAACGGCACCACCAACATCGGTAACCCCGTCACCCTCGACGGCCAGGGCAAGGGCACGCTCACCACCAAGTTCGCCACCACCGGCGCCCAAAGCATCACCGCCGTCTACGAAGGCACCACAGGCTTCCTGACCTCTACCTCGGTCGCGCATAGCGTCGAGGTCTCGGCCCCCGTCGCCACCGACCAGGACACCACCACGACCGTGACCGGACCGGCCACCGCAGTCGAAAACACGGATGTCACTCTCGGCGTGCAGGTTTCGCCCGTCCCCACCGGCGGCACCGTCCAGTTCAAGAACGGCACCACCAACATCGGTAACCCCGTCACCCTCGACGGCCAGGGCAAGGGTTCGATCACTACCAAGTTCGCCACCACCGGCGCCCAAAGCATCACCGCGGTCTACGAAGGCACCACCGGCTTCCTGACCTCTACCTCGGTCGCGCATAGCGTCGAGGTCTCGGCCCCCGTCGCCACCGACCAGGACACCACCACGACCGTGACCGGACCGGCCACCGCAGTCGAAAACACGGATGTCACTCTCGGCGTGCAGGTTTCACCCGTCCCCACCGGCGGCACCGTCCAGTTCAAGAACGGCACCACCAACATCGGTAACCCCGTCACCCTCGACGGCCAGGGCAAGGGCACGCTCACTACCAAGTTCGCCACCACCGGCGCCCAAAGCATCACCGCCGTCTACGAAGGCACCACCGGCTTCCTCACCTCCACCTCCACACCGCACACCATCACCGTGACCGCGACTCCGGCCGAAACCACCACCACGGTCATCAAGGTTCCGGCCACGGCAACAACAGGAGTCGAAGTAAATCTCGACGCGACCATCTCCCCGGCCTCGACCGGAGGAACCGTCCAGTTCATGGACGGCAACAAGAAGATCGGTGATCCGGTCGCAGTGGTCAACGGCAAGGCAACGCTCAAGCACATCTTCACGAGCGCCGACACCCACAACATCACCGCGATCTACAGCGACGCCACAGGTCAGGCCATCTCGACCTCCGAGATCCGCACGGTCACAGTCACCGACACCCCCGGCGGCGGTAACACAGGCAGCCTCGGTTCGCTGGGGAACATCTTCGGATCCCTGGGAAACATCTTCGGATCCTGA